A DNA window from Streptomyces bacillaris contains the following coding sequences:
- a CDS encoding DNA-methyltransferase: MSWTVHQGDALTLLPTLTEPVDAVICDPPYNSGGRTNAERRSQGARDKYVTGDAQHSLPDFDGDTRDQRSYTYWLGQILAAAYARTRPGGSALVFTDWAQLPATSDALQAGGYTWRGIIPWRKPISRPTPNGFRRECEYVLWGSRGDPLRHAPTIYLPGWLEGSQPRGRTRVHITQKPESIMRQLVQIAPPGGLVLDPFAGSGTTGVAALAEGRRFVGIEASPSYATTARERLAAA, encoded by the coding sequence ATGAGCTGGACCGTTCACCAGGGCGACGCCCTTACCCTCCTGCCGACCCTGACCGAGCCGGTGGACGCCGTGATCTGCGACCCGCCGTACAACTCCGGCGGCCGCACCAACGCCGAGCGGCGCTCCCAAGGCGCCCGCGACAAGTACGTCACCGGCGACGCCCAGCACTCACTCCCCGACTTCGACGGGGACACCCGCGACCAGCGCAGCTACACCTACTGGCTGGGGCAGATCCTCGCCGCGGCCTACGCCCGCACCAGACCCGGCGGGAGCGCCCTCGTGTTCACCGACTGGGCGCAGCTGCCCGCCACGTCCGACGCCCTGCAGGCCGGCGGCTACACCTGGCGCGGCATCATCCCGTGGCGCAAGCCCATCTCGAGGCCGACGCCGAACGGGTTCCGTCGCGAGTGCGAGTACGTCCTGTGGGGCAGCCGCGGCGACCCGCTGCGCCACGCCCCCACGATCTACCTGCCCGGCTGGCTGGAGGGCTCCCAGCCCCGCGGCCGCACCCGGGTCCACATCACCCAGAAACCGGAATCGATCATGCGGCAGCTGGTGCAGATCGCGCCCCCCGGCGGGCTGGTCCTGGATCCGTTCGCCGGGTCCGGGACTACCGGGGTCGCGGCACTGGCCGAGGGCCGGCGGTTCGTCGGCATCGAGGCCTCGCCCAGCTACGCAACCACCGCCCGCGAACGCCTCGCTGCGGCCTGA
- a CDS encoding DUF6011 domain-containing protein — MPDVRRCAVCGRRLTGQTSLRLGIGPVCARNTRQARPARPVRLPVPQRPLLPAHINGRPIDDVPAGPLL, encoded by the coding sequence ATGCCTGACGTACGCCGCTGCGCCGTGTGCGGGCGCCGCCTGACCGGCCAGACCTCACTGCGCCTGGGCATCGGCCCGGTCTGCGCCCGCAACACCCGCCAGGCCCGCCCCGCCCGGCCGGTCCGGCTGCCCGTGCCGCAGCGGCCCCTCCTGCCCGCCCACATCAACGGCCGCCCGATCGACGACGTCCCCGCCGGCCCCCTCCTCTGA